In the genome of Anabas testudineus chromosome 4, fAnaTes1.2, whole genome shotgun sequence, one region contains:
- the prg4b gene encoding proteoglycan 4b isoform X2, translated as MRMSSTVLWAVIVASALTFSAAQSSCKGRCGAEYYRGYMCQCDYNCLSYGECCKDFESQCTTKNSCKGRCGEMFKRGRLCSCDAECVKYNQCCSDFKTHCDAEEPTMNEASEEPSTFSEGNDADDHLIPLTSPTSYSSDDLGDDKNNQIFPSDGVSNNGVEDPEASPIPESTSGYGSTVDLLDQVPVEPTVEFSTETVTLSSQTETTPSNDKPTQADDSHSSLYITSGEGPTTSTDSSDFVISVNPEATAVSHVSIQPSPTSALQTGPTALTSVTEPEGSGQAPEDEIVPDAQKTDLTEAPSDKPEATTTPFNTAYTASNSPELSVSTELTQTHTVLQTTQATTTSTSSTQDLTPNPESATSNPEPDSTDAVTDPNLSTSVAPAVSENLPGLDVLTTPAPLSTAAVQLDSTDDAITTSDPVKVTSPNTPEATSQPEEQPDTHKPSPTKPTLVKPTSKPDSKPLDAVQTLNTGDLRDYQADDSNDTNLCSGRPVSAVTALRNGTIVVFRGHYFWFLDSNRVPGPAQGITQVWGVPSPVDTVFTRCNCQGKTYIFKGAQYWRFENDVLDPGYPKVIETGFDGLRGHITAALSVPHYQSRRESVYFFKRGGFVQKYSYQSGTSPTCGKNVKYALYAVQKRMARQAVSLLEPAINIRRSWRGFPSTITAAVSIPNNRERDGYKYYVFSRSKSYNVRMDSERPVVAASNANRPQSTDVFKCPKKV; from the exons GCAGCTGCAAAGGACGATGTGGTGCTGAGTACTACAGGGGTTATATGTGCCAGTGTGATTATAACTGCCTGTCTTATGGAGAGTGCTGCAAAGACTTTGAATCCCAATGCACAACAA AAAACTCATGTAAAGGTCGATGTGGAGAAATGTTCAAGAGAGGACGCCTGTGCAGCTGCGACGCTGAATGTGTCAAATACAACCAGTGTTGTTCAGATTTCAAGACCCACTGTGATGCTGAAG AGCCAACGATGAATGAAGCCTCAGAGGAACCTTCCACATTCAGCGAAGGAAATGATGCAG ATGACCATTTGATTCCACTGACAAGTCCAACATCATATTCATCAGATGATCTCGGTGATG ATAAGAACAACCAGATCTTTCCCAGTGATGGAGTTTCCAACAACGGAGTGGAGGATCCGGAGGCAAGTCCGATCCCGGAGAGCACCAGCGGATACGGATCTACAGTTGACCTGTTGGATCAAGTGCCTGTTGAACCCACCGTGGAGTTCAGCACAGAGACAGTCACACTCTCATCTCAGACAGAGACGACTCCCTCAAATGACAAGCCAACACAGGCTGATGACAGCCACTCCTCACTTTACATAACCAGTGGAGAGGGTCCCACCACAAGCACAG ACTCCAGTGATTTTGTCATCTCAGTCAACCCAGAAGCAACTGCAGTTTCCCACGTCTCTATCCAGCCTTCTCCAACATCCGCCCTTCAAACGGGGCCTACGGCTTTAACCAGCGTCACAGAGCCGGAGGGCTCAGGGCAAGCACCTGAAGATGAGATTGTTCCAGACGCACAGAAGACAGATTTAACTGAAGCCCCATCCGACAAGCCAGAAGCTACAACCACACCCTTCAATACAGCCTACACAGCCTCCAATTCACCCGAGCTTTCAGTATCTACAGAGctcacacagacccacacagtCCTCCAAACCACTCAGGCCACCACAACCTCCACCTCATCAACGCAGGATCTGACACCCAACCCAGAGTCCGCCACTTCAAACCCTGAACCAGACAGTACAGATGCTGTAACAGATCCTAATCTTTCCACCAGTGTTGCTCCAGCGGTGTCTGAAAACCTGCCGGGGCTTGATGTCTTGACGACTCCTGCTCCCCTGTCCACTGCTGCAGTGCAGCTTGACAGTACAGATGATGCCATCACCACCAGTGATCCAGTAAAAGTCACCTCACCCAACACGCCTGAAGCCACCTCACAACCTGAAGAGCAGCCTGACACACACAAGCCATCACCAACCAAACCTACCCTGGTAAAACCCACCTCCAAGCCTGATTCAAAGCCTCTGGACGCCGTACAGACCCTGAACACCGGTGATCTGAGAGACTACCAAGCAG ATGACAGCAACGACACCAACCTGTGCAGTGGGCGTCCGGTCAGTGCAGTTACTGCACTGAGGAACGGCACAATAGTTGTTTTCAGAG GGCACTACTTCTGGTTTTTGGACAGCAACAGGGTGCCAGGTCCCGCTCAAGGCATCACACAAGTGTGGGGTGTGCCTTCCCCTGTTGACACTGTGTTCACTCGCTGCAACTGCCAGGGCAAAACTTACATATTCAAG GGTGCACAGTACTGGAGATTTGAAAATGACGTCTTGGACCCCGGCTACCCTAAAGTCATTGAAACAGGCTTTGATGGGCTTCGAGGCCACATCACAGCTGCCTTGTCTGTGCCCCATTACCAGAGCAGGAGAGAGTCTGTGTACTTCTTCAAGAGAG GAGGGTTTGTCCAGAAATATTCATACCAGTCTGGCACCAGCCCAACATGTGGAAAAAATGTCAAGTACGCCCTTTACGCAGTCCAAAAACGCATGGCTCGACAAGCAG TGTCTCTTCTAGAGCCGGCCATCAACATCCGGAGGTCCTGGAGAGGTTTCCCCTCCACCATCACAGCTGCCGTTTCTATTCCGAACAACAGAGAACGAGATGGATACAAATATTATGTCTTCTCAAGAT CCAAATCCTACAATGTGAGGATGGATAGTGAACGTCCTGTCGTTGCTGCTTCCAACGCCAACAGACCTCAGAGCACAGATGTTttcaaatgtccaaaaaaagtGTGA
- the prg4b gene encoding proteoglycan 4b isoform X1 encodes MRMSSTVLWAVIVASALTFSAAQSSCKGRCGAEYYRGYMCQCDYNCLSYGECCKDFESQCTTKNSCKGRCGEMFKRGRLCSCDAECVKYNQCCSDFKTHCDAEEPTMNEASEEPSTFSEGNDADDHLIPLTSPTSYSSDDLGDGVRLFTDKNNQIFPSDGVSNNGVEDPEASPIPESTSGYGSTVDLLDQVPVEPTVEFSTETVTLSSQTETTPSNDKPTQADDSHSSLYITSGEGPTTSTDSSDFVISVNPEATAVSHVSIQPSPTSALQTGPTALTSVTEPEGSGQAPEDEIVPDAQKTDLTEAPSDKPEATTTPFNTAYTASNSPELSVSTELTQTHTVLQTTQATTTSTSSTQDLTPNPESATSNPEPDSTDAVTDPNLSTSVAPAVSENLPGLDVLTTPAPLSTAAVQLDSTDDAITTSDPVKVTSPNTPEATSQPEEQPDTHKPSPTKPTLVKPTSKPDSKPLDAVQTLNTGDLRDYQADDSNDTNLCSGRPVSAVTALRNGTIVVFRGHYFWFLDSNRVPGPAQGITQVWGVPSPVDTVFTRCNCQGKTYIFKGAQYWRFENDVLDPGYPKVIETGFDGLRGHITAALSVPHYQSRRESVYFFKRGGFVQKYSYQSGTSPTCGKNVKYALYAVQKRMARQAVSLLEPAINIRRSWRGFPSTITAAVSIPNNRERDGYKYYVFSRSKSYNVRMDSERPVVAASNANRPQSTDVFKCPKKV; translated from the exons GCAGCTGCAAAGGACGATGTGGTGCTGAGTACTACAGGGGTTATATGTGCCAGTGTGATTATAACTGCCTGTCTTATGGAGAGTGCTGCAAAGACTTTGAATCCCAATGCACAACAA AAAACTCATGTAAAGGTCGATGTGGAGAAATGTTCAAGAGAGGACGCCTGTGCAGCTGCGACGCTGAATGTGTCAAATACAACCAGTGTTGTTCAGATTTCAAGACCCACTGTGATGCTGAAG AGCCAACGATGAATGAAGCCTCAGAGGAACCTTCCACATTCAGCGAAGGAAATGATGCAG ATGACCATTTGATTCCACTGACAAGTCCAACATCATATTCATCAGATGATCTCGGTGATG GTGTACGCCTCTTCACAGATAAGAACAACCAGATCTTTCCCAGTGATGGAGTTTCCAACAACGGAGTGGAGGATCCGGAGGCAAGTCCGATCCCGGAGAGCACCAGCGGATACGGATCTACAGTTGACCTGTTGGATCAAGTGCCTGTTGAACCCACCGTGGAGTTCAGCACAGAGACAGTCACACTCTCATCTCAGACAGAGACGACTCCCTCAAATGACAAGCCAACACAGGCTGATGACAGCCACTCCTCACTTTACATAACCAGTGGAGAGGGTCCCACCACAAGCACAG ACTCCAGTGATTTTGTCATCTCAGTCAACCCAGAAGCAACTGCAGTTTCCCACGTCTCTATCCAGCCTTCTCCAACATCCGCCCTTCAAACGGGGCCTACGGCTTTAACCAGCGTCACAGAGCCGGAGGGCTCAGGGCAAGCACCTGAAGATGAGATTGTTCCAGACGCACAGAAGACAGATTTAACTGAAGCCCCATCCGACAAGCCAGAAGCTACAACCACACCCTTCAATACAGCCTACACAGCCTCCAATTCACCCGAGCTTTCAGTATCTACAGAGctcacacagacccacacagtCCTCCAAACCACTCAGGCCACCACAACCTCCACCTCATCAACGCAGGATCTGACACCCAACCCAGAGTCCGCCACTTCAAACCCTGAACCAGACAGTACAGATGCTGTAACAGATCCTAATCTTTCCACCAGTGTTGCTCCAGCGGTGTCTGAAAACCTGCCGGGGCTTGATGTCTTGACGACTCCTGCTCCCCTGTCCACTGCTGCAGTGCAGCTTGACAGTACAGATGATGCCATCACCACCAGTGATCCAGTAAAAGTCACCTCACCCAACACGCCTGAAGCCACCTCACAACCTGAAGAGCAGCCTGACACACACAAGCCATCACCAACCAAACCTACCCTGGTAAAACCCACCTCCAAGCCTGATTCAAAGCCTCTGGACGCCGTACAGACCCTGAACACCGGTGATCTGAGAGACTACCAAGCAG ATGACAGCAACGACACCAACCTGTGCAGTGGGCGTCCGGTCAGTGCAGTTACTGCACTGAGGAACGGCACAATAGTTGTTTTCAGAG GGCACTACTTCTGGTTTTTGGACAGCAACAGGGTGCCAGGTCCCGCTCAAGGCATCACACAAGTGTGGGGTGTGCCTTCCCCTGTTGACACTGTGTTCACTCGCTGCAACTGCCAGGGCAAAACTTACATATTCAAG GGTGCACAGTACTGGAGATTTGAAAATGACGTCTTGGACCCCGGCTACCCTAAAGTCATTGAAACAGGCTTTGATGGGCTTCGAGGCCACATCACAGCTGCCTTGTCTGTGCCCCATTACCAGAGCAGGAGAGAGTCTGTGTACTTCTTCAAGAGAG GAGGGTTTGTCCAGAAATATTCATACCAGTCTGGCACCAGCCCAACATGTGGAAAAAATGTCAAGTACGCCCTTTACGCAGTCCAAAAACGCATGGCTCGACAAGCAG TGTCTCTTCTAGAGCCGGCCATCAACATCCGGAGGTCCTGGAGAGGTTTCCCCTCCACCATCACAGCTGCCGTTTCTATTCCGAACAACAGAGAACGAGATGGATACAAATATTATGTCTTCTCAAGAT CCAAATCCTACAATGTGAGGATGGATAGTGAACGTCCTGTCGTTGCTGCTTCCAACGCCAACAGACCTCAGAGCACAGATGTTttcaaatgtccaaaaaaagtGTGA